In Parus major isolate Abel chromosome 19, Parus_major1.1, whole genome shotgun sequence, a genomic segment contains:
- the LOC107212819 gene encoding general transcription factor II-I isoform X11: protein MAQTIVPATSNHDEESLESRMVVTFLMSGLESMCNELSKSKAEIVCIGVYARHFFVVGTERGKAFVNFREDIKKDFTEYCIKEDRPAELQRTKTTPPVNRQRVDAEELETLRKSVEDFFCLCYGNALGESAAVPVPYEEIQSNQSVVIVQGLPEGITFKHPSNYDLPTLKWILKNKSEISFTINRPFLKPVNHIEADTTDPSHSVTPPGGSCPPVNVKTEPSKDSGISSRKSTGTLKQETDDPNYYQFNTPDSSQQDASETSEDSEAEFTSGAADDDDDYLHPDNRLQSTTPANEAADTERQPEEFSFDSSQHDALEAIEKPEVEVTIEDDDDDYLVPDKRLQSSKSANEAANTGKRKTNELHSDSSQHDSSETSEDSEAEVSSEDDDDDDDEYLPPSKRPRSSSRRRLTNEAASSGRRRAKTFNRSSSQHDSSGTSEKIEVEVTVDDDDHDFLFLDKSLQSNKSANEAGNIERSDAEEFSFDSSFHVASETSEKPEVEVTIEDDDHDFISPDKSLQRSKSANETANSERNEAEECNSDSSQHDSSETSEDSEAEFTSGDDDLDYVPRKKKVKRTKSANEDADSETSRTKEFNFDKWNVRISDLRREVEEVFEKRYAEAIKAEGPVSIPYGAFQSHSKHLVVEGLPEGIPFRRPTTYGIPRLERILLVKDQIRFVIKKPELLRSTDAPVDKEGSEVSSTVKEEWYARITKLRKTVDQLFCKQFAKALGSDEPKTVPYKKFEAHPADLYVEGLPENVPFRSPSWYGIPCLEQIIQAGDRIKFVIKRPELLTHTSVEVVRSRSSVQAREDWNSKITKLRKEVEDLFSVKFGEALGLSESVKVPYSVFESNPESLVVEGLPEGVPFRSPTWFGIPRLERIIRGSRKIKFVIKKPELINSHLPLRVVNKLKKKDVSPRSSRRSRSSSENSSVAEIEVTVEASPTKAQTKDGQTNSQTNDFRQNGREFSFEAWNSRISTLKQKVENLFSEKCGQALGLSEPVRVPYALFDSFPEDFYVEGLPEGVPFRQPATFGIPRLEKILRNKSKIKFILKKPEMVEEAIKEEASTSPQGKNNSPSKADKARTTENTAARVEDLNIVQVTVPGEESERVPKENARQLREQVNELFSQKFGEATGMNFPVKVPYRKITNNPGCILVDGMPPGVAFKAPSYLEISSMKKILESAEFIKFTVTRPFPGLVINNQLLEEAEAEAPAPAATTEPAKPNKVEVSLEGKNHFPSNIIFSAERTESGSGSYGQCYTDTRFL from the exons ATGGCTCAAACAATTGTACCAGCAACATCCAACCATGATGAGGAATCATTAGAAAGCAGAATGGTGGTTACATTCCTCATGTCAGGACTTGAATCAATG tgTAATGAGCTTTCCAAGTCCAAGGCAGAAATTGTCTGTATTGGTGTATATGCAAGACACTTTTTTGTAGTTGGAACTGAGAGAGGAAAAGCCTTTGTCAACTTTAGGGAAGATATTAAGAAGGATTTTACTGAATACT GCATTAAAGAGGACAGGcctgcagaactgcagagaaCAAAGACTACACCACCTGTAAACAGACAGAGGGTGgatgctgaggagctggagacTCTTAGAAAGTCTGTGGAAGACTTTTTCTGCTTATGCTATG gtaATGCTTTAGGAGAGTCAGCAGCGGTACCTGTGCCATATGAAGAGATTCAGAGCAACCAGTCTGTTGTGATAGTGCAGGGTCTGCCTGAAGGAATCACATTTAAACATCCATCAAATTATGATCTTCCCACCCTGAAAtggattttgaaaaacaaatcagagaTCTCATTTACTATCAACAG GCCTTTCCTGAAACCAGTGAACCACATAG AAGCTGATACGACAGATCCTTCACACTCAGTTACACCTCCAGGTGGAag ttGTCCTCCTGTTAATGTGAAAACAGAACCAAGCAAGGATTCTG GAATTTCTTCCAGAAAGTCGACAGGAACACTGAAGCAGGAAACAGATGATCCTAACTACTATCAGTTTAATACTCCAG attCCTCCCAGCAGGATGCATCAGAAACAAGTGAGGATTCTGAGGCTGAATTCACTAGTGGAG CtgctgatgatgatgatgattacTTACATCCAGACAATAGACTGCAGAGCACCACGCCAGCTAATGAAGCTGCCGATACTGAAAGACAACCAGAAGAGTTCAGTTTTG ACTCCTCCCAGCATGATGCATTAGAAGCTATTGAGAAACCTGAGGTTGAAGTCACCATTGAAG atgatgatgatgactaCCTGGTCCCTGACAAGAGATTGCAGAGCAGCAAGTCAGCTAATGAAGCTGCCAatactgggaaaagaaaaacaaacgAGCTCCATTCAG attCCTCCCAGCATGACTCGTCAGAAACAAGTGAGGATTCTGAGGCTGAAGTATCTAGTGAAG atgatgatgatgatgatgatgagtACCTGCCCCCTAGCAAGAGAccgaggagcagcagcagacgGCGGCTGACTAATGAAGCTGCCAGTAGTGGTAGAAGAAGAGCAAAAACGTTCAATCGCA GTTCCTCCCAGCATGATTCATCAGGAACAAGTGAGAAAATTGAGGTTGAGGTCACAGTCGATG aTGATGACCATGACTTCCTATTCCTTGACAAGAGTCTGCAGAGTAACAAGTCTGCTAATGAAGCTGGCAATATTGAGAGGAGTGATGCAGAAGAATTTAGTTTTG attCCTCTTTCCATGTCGCATCAGAAACAAGTGAGAAACCTGAGGTTGAGGTCACCATTGAAG ATGATGACCATGACTTCATATCTCCTGACAAGAGTCTGCAGAGGAGCAAGTCTGCTAATGAAACTGCCAATAGTGagagaaatgaagcagaagaatGCAATTCAG attcCTCCCAGCATGACTCGTCAGAAACAAGTGAGGATTCTGAGGCTGAATTCACTAGTGGAG ATGATGACCTTGATTATGTACCCCGTAAGAAGAAAGTGAAGAGAACCAAGTCGGCTAATGAAGATGCCGATAGTGAGACAAGTAGAACAAAAGAGTTCAATTTTG aCAAATGGAACGTACGAATTTCAGACTTGAGAAGGGAAGTTGAAGAGGTGTTTGAAAAAAGATATG CTGAAGCTATAAAAGCAGAAGGTCCAGTGTCTATCCCATATGGAGCGTTTCAGTCACATTCAAAACACTTGGTTGTGGAAGGGCTGCCAGAAGGGATTCCCTTCAGACGTCCGACCACGTACGGCATTCCCCGACTGGAGAGGATACTCCTGGTAAAGGACCAGATCCGCTTTGTGattaaaaa GCCTGAACTTCTGAGATCAACAGATGCTCCCGTGGACAAGGAAGGTTCAGAAG TCTCAAGTACAGTGAAAGAGGAGTGGTATGCCAGAATCACCAAACTGAGAAAGACAGTAGATCAACTTTTCTGTAAACAGTTTG CCAAGGCTTTGGGGAGTGATGAGCCCAAAACTGTTCCATACAAGAAATTTGAAGCTCATCCAGCTGACCTTTATGTTGAAGGGCTGCCAGAAAATGTCCCCTTTAGGAGTCCCTCCTGGTATGGAATCCCTTGCCTTGAACAAATAATTCAAGCAGGCGACAGAATAAAGTTTGTGATCAAAag GCCAGAGCTGCTAACTCACACTTCAGTCGAAGTTGTTCGCTCCAGGTCGAGCGTTCAAG cGAGAGAAGATTGGAATTCTAAGATTACAAAGCTAAGAAAGGAAGTAGAAGATTTATTTAGTGTGAAGTTTG gTGAAGCTCTGGGGCTTTCAGAGTCAGTGAAAGTTCCCTATTCTGTATTTGAATCAAACCCTGAATCCTTGGTCGTTGAAGGCTTGCCAGAAGGAGTTCCTTTCCGGAGTCCCACATGGTTTGGAATTCCACGCCTTGAAAGAATCATCCGTGGGAGTCGCAAAATCAAATTTGTTATTAAGAA GCCTGAGCTTATCAATTCCCATTTGCCTCTAAGAGTGGTTAataaactaaagaaaaaag ATGTTAGTCCAAGGAGTTCCAGAAGGTCACGAAGTTCATCAGAAAATTCAAGTGTCGCAGAGATTGAAGTTACTGTTGAAGCCA GTCCTACTAAAGCACAAACAAAAGATGGTCAAACTAATTCTCAAACCAATGACTTCAGGCAAAATGGAAGAGAGTTTTCTTTTG AGGCATGGAATTCCAGAATCAGTACCTTAAAGCAGAAAGTTGAAAAtctttttagtgaaaaatgtG GGCAAGCTCTGGGACTCAGTGAGCCAGTGAGGGTGCCATATGCACTGTTTGATTCCTTCCCAGAGGATTTCTATGTGGAAGGACTACCTGAGGGAGTGCCCTTCCGCCAACCTGCGACTTTTGGGATTCCAAGACTAGAGAAGATCCTGagaaataaatctaaaataaaatttattcttaaaaa GCCTGAGATGGTTGAGGAAGCTATCAAAGAAGAGGCTTCTACAAGCCCCCAAG gaaaaaataattcccccAGTAAAGCTGATAAAGCAAGgaccacagaaaacacagctgcacGTGTTGAAGACCTCAACATCGTTCAAGTAACTGTACCAG GTGAAGAAAGTGAGCGAGTGCCAAAAGAAAATGCCAGACAATTGAGAGAGCAAGTAAATGAACTTTTTAGCCAGAAATTTG GTGAAGCCACTGGTATGAATTTTCCTGTGAAAGTTCCATACAGAAAAATCACTAACAACCCTGGCTGTATTTTGGTGGATGGAATGCCTCCAGGTGTGGCATTTAAAGCACCCAGTTATCTGGAAATCAGCTCAATGAAGAAGATTTTGGAATCAGCAGAGTTTATCAAGTTTACTGTCACTAG accATTTCCAGGACTTGTCATTAACAATC AGCTCTTGGAAGAAGCTGAAGCAgaagcaccagcaccagcagcaacCACAG agcCAGCTAAACCAAACAAAGTAGAAGTATCTCTAGAAG
- the LOC107212819 gene encoding general transcription factor II-I isoform X2, which translates to MAQTIVPATSNHDEESLESRMVVTFLMSGLESMCNELSKSKAEIVCIGVYARHFFVVGTERGKAFVNFREDIKKDFTEYCIKEDRPAELQRTKTTPPVNRQRVDAEELETLRKSVEDFFCLCYGNALGESAAVPVPYEEIQSNQSVVIVQGLPEGITFKHPSNYDLPTLKWILKNKSEISFTINRPFLKPVNHIEADTTDPSHSVTPPGGSCPPVNVKTEPSKDSDTNEDLGISSRKSTGTLKQETDDPNYYQFNTPAGPSKTSETDEKIPPGISYTDSSQQDASETSEDSEAEFTSGAADDDDDYLHPDNRLQSTTPANEAADTERQPEEFSFDSSQHDALEAIEKPEVEVTIEDDDDDYLVPDKRLQSSKSANEAANTGKRKTNELHSDSSQHDSSETSEDSEAEVSSEDDDDDDEYLPPSKRPRSSSRRRLTNEAASSGRRRAKTFNRSSSQHDSSGTSEKIEVEVTVDDDDHDFLFLDKSLQSNKSANEAGNIERSDAEEFSFDSSFHVASETSEKPEVEVTIEDDDHDFISPDKSLQRSKSANETANSERNEAEECNSDSSQHDSSETSEDSEAEFTSGDDDLDYVPRKKKVKRTKSANEDADSETSRTKEFNFDKWNVRISDLRREVEEVFEKRYAEAIKAEGPVSIPYGAFQSHSKHLVVEGLPEGIPFRRPTTYGIPRLERILLVKDQIRFVIKKPELLRSTDAPVDKEGSEVSSTVKEEWYARITKLRKTVDQLFCKQFAKALGSDEPKTVPYKKFEAHPADLYVEGLPENVPFRSPSWYGIPCLEQIIQAGDRIKFVIKRPELLTHTSVEVVRSRSSVQAREDWNSKITKLRKEVEDLFSVKFGEALGLSESVKVPYSVFESNPESLVVEGLPEGVPFRSPTWFGIPRLERIIRGSRKIKFVIKKPELINSHLPLRVVNKLKKKDVSPRSSRRSRSSSENSSVAEIEVTVEASPTKAQTKDGQTNSQTNDFRQNGREFSFEAWNSRISTLKQKVENLFSEKCGQALGLSEPVRVPYALFDSFPEDFYVEGLPEGVPFRQPATFGIPRLEKILRNKSKIKFILKKPEMVEEAIKEEASTSPQGKNNSPSKADKARTTENTAARVEDLNIVQVTVPGEESERVPKENARQLREQVNELFSQKFGEATGMNFPVKVPYRKITNNPGCILVDGMPPGVAFKAPSYLEISSMKKILESAEFIKFTVTRPFPGLVINNQLLEEAEAEAPAPAATTEPAKPNKVEVSLEGKNHFPSNIIFSAERTESGSGSYGQCYTDTRFL; encoded by the exons ATGGCTCAAACAATTGTACCAGCAACATCCAACCATGATGAGGAATCATTAGAAAGCAGAATGGTGGTTACATTCCTCATGTCAGGACTTGAATCAATG tgTAATGAGCTTTCCAAGTCCAAGGCAGAAATTGTCTGTATTGGTGTATATGCAAGACACTTTTTTGTAGTTGGAACTGAGAGAGGAAAAGCCTTTGTCAACTTTAGGGAAGATATTAAGAAGGATTTTACTGAATACT GCATTAAAGAGGACAGGcctgcagaactgcagagaaCAAAGACTACACCACCTGTAAACAGACAGAGGGTGgatgctgaggagctggagacTCTTAGAAAGTCTGTGGAAGACTTTTTCTGCTTATGCTATG gtaATGCTTTAGGAGAGTCAGCAGCGGTACCTGTGCCATATGAAGAGATTCAGAGCAACCAGTCTGTTGTGATAGTGCAGGGTCTGCCTGAAGGAATCACATTTAAACATCCATCAAATTATGATCTTCCCACCCTGAAAtggattttgaaaaacaaatcagagaTCTCATTTACTATCAACAG GCCTTTCCTGAAACCAGTGAACCACATAG AAGCTGATACGACAGATCCTTCACACTCAGTTACACCTCCAGGTGGAag ttGTCCTCCTGTTAATGTGAAAACAGAACCAAGCAAGGATTCTG ACACCAACGAGGATCTTG GAATTTCTTCCAGAAAGTCGACAGGAACACTGAAGCAGGAAACAGATGATCCTAACTACTATCAGTTTAATACTCCAG CAGGCCCTTCCAAAACatcagagacagatgaaaaaattcctcctggaaTAAGTTACACAG attCCTCCCAGCAGGATGCATCAGAAACAAGTGAGGATTCTGAGGCTGAATTCACTAGTGGAG CtgctgatgatgatgatgattacTTACATCCAGACAATAGACTGCAGAGCACCACGCCAGCTAATGAAGCTGCCGATACTGAAAGACAACCAGAAGAGTTCAGTTTTG ACTCCTCCCAGCATGATGCATTAGAAGCTATTGAGAAACCTGAGGTTGAAGTCACCATTGAAG atgatgatgatgactaCCTGGTCCCTGACAAGAGATTGCAGAGCAGCAAGTCAGCTAATGAAGCTGCCAatactgggaaaagaaaaacaaacgAGCTCCATTCAG attCCTCCCAGCATGACTCGTCAGAAACAAGTGAGGATTCTGAGGCTGAAGTATCTAGTGAAG atgatgatgatgatgatgagtACCTGCCCCCTAGCAAGAGAccgaggagcagcagcagacgGCGGCTGACTAATGAAGCTGCCAGTAGTGGTAGAAGAAGAGCAAAAACGTTCAATCGCA GTTCCTCCCAGCATGATTCATCAGGAACAAGTGAGAAAATTGAGGTTGAGGTCACAGTCGATG aTGATGACCATGACTTCCTATTCCTTGACAAGAGTCTGCAGAGTAACAAGTCTGCTAATGAAGCTGGCAATATTGAGAGGAGTGATGCAGAAGAATTTAGTTTTG attCCTCTTTCCATGTCGCATCAGAAACAAGTGAGAAACCTGAGGTTGAGGTCACCATTGAAG ATGATGACCATGACTTCATATCTCCTGACAAGAGTCTGCAGAGGAGCAAGTCTGCTAATGAAACTGCCAATAGTGagagaaatgaagcagaagaatGCAATTCAG attcCTCCCAGCATGACTCGTCAGAAACAAGTGAGGATTCTGAGGCTGAATTCACTAGTGGAG ATGATGACCTTGATTATGTACCCCGTAAGAAGAAAGTGAAGAGAACCAAGTCGGCTAATGAAGATGCCGATAGTGAGACAAGTAGAACAAAAGAGTTCAATTTTG aCAAATGGAACGTACGAATTTCAGACTTGAGAAGGGAAGTTGAAGAGGTGTTTGAAAAAAGATATG CTGAAGCTATAAAAGCAGAAGGTCCAGTGTCTATCCCATATGGAGCGTTTCAGTCACATTCAAAACACTTGGTTGTGGAAGGGCTGCCAGAAGGGATTCCCTTCAGACGTCCGACCACGTACGGCATTCCCCGACTGGAGAGGATACTCCTGGTAAAGGACCAGATCCGCTTTGTGattaaaaa GCCTGAACTTCTGAGATCAACAGATGCTCCCGTGGACAAGGAAGGTTCAGAAG TCTCAAGTACAGTGAAAGAGGAGTGGTATGCCAGAATCACCAAACTGAGAAAGACAGTAGATCAACTTTTCTGTAAACAGTTTG CCAAGGCTTTGGGGAGTGATGAGCCCAAAACTGTTCCATACAAGAAATTTGAAGCTCATCCAGCTGACCTTTATGTTGAAGGGCTGCCAGAAAATGTCCCCTTTAGGAGTCCCTCCTGGTATGGAATCCCTTGCCTTGAACAAATAATTCAAGCAGGCGACAGAATAAAGTTTGTGATCAAAag GCCAGAGCTGCTAACTCACACTTCAGTCGAAGTTGTTCGCTCCAGGTCGAGCGTTCAAG cGAGAGAAGATTGGAATTCTAAGATTACAAAGCTAAGAAAGGAAGTAGAAGATTTATTTAGTGTGAAGTTTG gTGAAGCTCTGGGGCTTTCAGAGTCAGTGAAAGTTCCCTATTCTGTATTTGAATCAAACCCTGAATCCTTGGTCGTTGAAGGCTTGCCAGAAGGAGTTCCTTTCCGGAGTCCCACATGGTTTGGAATTCCACGCCTTGAAAGAATCATCCGTGGGAGTCGCAAAATCAAATTTGTTATTAAGAA GCCTGAGCTTATCAATTCCCATTTGCCTCTAAGAGTGGTTAataaactaaagaaaaaag ATGTTAGTCCAAGGAGTTCCAGAAGGTCACGAAGTTCATCAGAAAATTCAAGTGTCGCAGAGATTGAAGTTACTGTTGAAGCCA GTCCTACTAAAGCACAAACAAAAGATGGTCAAACTAATTCTCAAACCAATGACTTCAGGCAAAATGGAAGAGAGTTTTCTTTTG AGGCATGGAATTCCAGAATCAGTACCTTAAAGCAGAAAGTTGAAAAtctttttagtgaaaaatgtG GGCAAGCTCTGGGACTCAGTGAGCCAGTGAGGGTGCCATATGCACTGTTTGATTCCTTCCCAGAGGATTTCTATGTGGAAGGACTACCTGAGGGAGTGCCCTTCCGCCAACCTGCGACTTTTGGGATTCCAAGACTAGAGAAGATCCTGagaaataaatctaaaataaaatttattcttaaaaa GCCTGAGATGGTTGAGGAAGCTATCAAAGAAGAGGCTTCTACAAGCCCCCAAG gaaaaaataattcccccAGTAAAGCTGATAAAGCAAGgaccacagaaaacacagctgcacGTGTTGAAGACCTCAACATCGTTCAAGTAACTGTACCAG GTGAAGAAAGTGAGCGAGTGCCAAAAGAAAATGCCAGACAATTGAGAGAGCAAGTAAATGAACTTTTTAGCCAGAAATTTG GTGAAGCCACTGGTATGAATTTTCCTGTGAAAGTTCCATACAGAAAAATCACTAACAACCCTGGCTGTATTTTGGTGGATGGAATGCCTCCAGGTGTGGCATTTAAAGCACCCAGTTATCTGGAAATCAGCTCAATGAAGAAGATTTTGGAATCAGCAGAGTTTATCAAGTTTACTGTCACTAG accATTTCCAGGACTTGTCATTAACAATC AGCTCTTGGAAGAAGCTGAAGCAgaagcaccagcaccagcagcaacCACAG agcCAGCTAAACCAAACAAAGTAGAAGTATCTCTAGAAG